In a single window of the Bradyrhizobium sp. ORS 285 genome:
- a CDS encoding ATP-dependent DNA ligase, which yields MEARSVEAIPRGEEWQYEPKWDGFRCLLSRDGAHVTMQSKAGEDLARYFPEVVAAARELKATRFTLDGELVVPQAKSFSFDALLQRIHPAASRVKKLSAETPALFLAFDLLATAKEKELIAQTLHDRRPVLEAFAKANFAGHPTFRLSPATTRYATAQDWLSHSGGGSDGVIAKRIDLPYQAGNRDGMQKIKRYRSADCVIGGFRYATNKGANGRKLVGSLLLGLYDDDGLLHHVGFTSALKRDEKPALTDKLEPLISPPGFTGNAPGGPSRWSTERSAEWCPLKPKLVIEVCYDHFSGERFRHGTSILRWRPDKAPKQCTFDQLKQKVADPLKLLA from the coding sequence ATGGAGGCGCGCTCGGTGGAGGCGATCCCGCGTGGCGAGGAGTGGCAGTACGAGCCGAAATGGGACGGTTTTCGTTGCCTGCTCTCGCGCGACGGCGCTCACGTGACGATGCAGTCCAAGGCCGGCGAGGATCTCGCTCGCTACTTTCCGGAGGTGGTCGCTGCGGCACGCGAACTGAAAGCCACCCGCTTCACACTCGATGGCGAGCTGGTCGTGCCGCAAGCAAAGTCGTTCTCGTTCGATGCGCTGCTGCAGCGGATCCATCCCGCCGCCAGCCGGGTGAAGAAGCTGTCGGCCGAGACCCCGGCGCTATTCCTCGCCTTTGACCTGCTAGCGACGGCGAAGGAGAAAGAGCTGATCGCGCAGACGCTGCACGATCGGCGTCCAGTGCTGGAGGCGTTCGCGAAGGCGAACTTCGCGGGACATCCGACCTTCCGGCTGTCACCCGCGACCACGCGCTACGCGACCGCGCAGGACTGGCTGTCACATTCCGGCGGCGGCTCGGACGGCGTGATCGCCAAGCGGATCGACCTGCCCTACCAGGCGGGAAACCGCGACGGCATGCAGAAGATCAAGCGCTATCGCTCGGCGGACTGCGTGATCGGCGGCTTCCGCTACGCCACCAACAAGGGCGCAAACGGCCGCAAGCTGGTCGGCTCGCTGCTGCTTGGTCTCTACGACGACGACGGACTCCTGCATCACGTCGGCTTCACCTCAGCGCTGAAGAGGGACGAGAAGCCCGCACTGACGGACAAGCTCGAGCCGCTGATCTCGCCGCCTGGATTCACCGGCAATGCGCCGGGCGGGCCGAGCCGGTGGTCGACGGAACGCTCCGCGGAATGGTGTCCGCTGAAGCCGAAGCTCGTGATCGAGGTCTGCTACGACCACTTCTCCGGCGAACGCTTCCGCCACGGCACCTCGATCCTGCGCTGGCGCCCGGACAAGGCACCGAAGCAATGCACCTTCGATCAGCTCAAGCAGAAGGTCGCCGATCCCCTGAAGCTGCTCGCCTGA
- the trpA gene encoding tryptophan synthase subunit alpha, with protein MTTRMDARFAQLKKEGRSAFVTFVMGGDPDPETSLAIVKALPQAGADIIEIGMPFTDPMADGPSIQAAGLRALKAGMTLKKTLQLVRSFRESDAATPIVLMGYYNPIYIYGVDKFLDDAKSSGVDGLIIVDLPPEEDDELCIPALKAGLNFIRLATPTTDDKRLPAVLANTSGFVYYVSITGITGAAAADSSAVGAAVARIKRHTALPVCVGFGIRTPETARAIAANADGAVVGTALVDALKASLDAEGRATPKTVSAVADLAAALAQGVRGAQQAAE; from the coding sequence ATGACAACGAGAATGGATGCGCGCTTTGCGCAGTTGAAGAAGGAAGGCCGCTCGGCGTTCGTCACCTTCGTGATGGGCGGCGACCCCGATCCGGAGACGTCGCTCGCGATCGTGAAGGCGCTGCCGCAGGCGGGCGCTGATATCATCGAGATCGGGATGCCGTTCACCGACCCGATGGCTGATGGACCGTCGATCCAGGCGGCGGGCCTGCGCGCGCTGAAAGCGGGCATGACCTTGAAGAAGACGCTGCAGCTGGTGCGCAGCTTCCGCGAGAGCGATGCGGCGACGCCGATCGTGCTGATGGGCTACTACAACCCGATCTACATCTACGGCGTCGACAAGTTTCTTGATGATGCCAAGTCGTCCGGCGTCGATGGCCTGATCATCGTCGACCTGCCGCCGGAGGAAGACGACGAGCTGTGCATCCCGGCCCTGAAGGCGGGCTTGAACTTCATCCGCCTGGCGACGCCGACGACAGACGACAAGCGCCTGCCGGCCGTGCTCGCGAACACTTCCGGTTTCGTCTATTACGTCTCGATCACCGGCATCACTGGTGCGGCCGCCGCGGACTCCTCCGCCGTCGGCGCCGCCGTGGCCCGGATCAAGCGCCACACCGCGCTTCCGGTCTGCGTCGGGTTCGGCATCCGGACACCGGAGACCGCCCGCGCCATCGCTGCCAATGCCGACGGCGCCGTGGTCGGCACGGCCCTGGTCGACGCCCTCAAGGCGAGCCTGGACGCCGAGGGCCGGGCCACGCCCAAGACCGTCAGCGCGGTCGCCGACCTCGCCGCAGCCCTGGCGCAGGGCGTGCGCGGCGCCCAGCAGGCCGCGGAATAG
- a CDS encoding metallophosphoesterase yields the protein MRFAAIADVHGNHLALEAVLADISAQGVTEIVDLGDMASGPLDARKTMDRLMALDAVHVRGNHDRWLIDRPFETMGAWERPAYPQLETRHLDWLRTIPATAVYRDRVFLCHATPEDDNTYWLESVAADGAITCAPLDEIEKLAAGISQSLILCGHTHTARAVRLRDGRLIVNPGSVGSPGYSYNVPHPHVVQAGTPDARYAILELTAAGWSVSFRHVPYDNSAMAELARANGDGEFASALATGWIR from the coding sequence ATGCGGTTCGCCGCGATTGCCGATGTCCACGGCAACCATCTCGCGCTGGAGGCCGTGCTCGCCGATATCAGCGCGCAAGGCGTGACCGAGATCGTCGATCTCGGCGACATGGCGAGCGGTCCGCTCGATGCGCGCAAGACGATGGACAGGCTGATGGCGCTCGACGCCGTTCATGTCCGCGGCAATCATGACCGCTGGCTGATCGATCGTCCGTTCGAGACAATGGGCGCGTGGGAGCGGCCAGCCTATCCGCAGCTTGAGACCAGGCATCTCGACTGGCTGCGCACGATCCCGGCAACGGCCGTCTATCGCGACCGGGTCTTCCTCTGTCATGCGACGCCGGAGGACGACAATACTTATTGGCTCGAAAGTGTCGCGGCTGACGGCGCGATCACCTGCGCACCACTCGATGAGATCGAGAAGCTGGCCGCCGGCATTTCGCAGTCGCTGATCCTGTGCGGCCATACGCACACCGCGCGGGCCGTGCGGCTGCGTGACGGCCGGCTGATCGTCAATCCTGGCAGTGTCGGCAGCCCCGGCTACTCCTACAACGTGCCGCATCCGCATGTGGTGCAGGCCGGCACGCCCGACGCGCGCTACGCGATCCTGGAGCTGACGGCGGCGGGGTGGAGCGTGAGCTTCCGCCATGTGCCCTATGATAACAGCGCGATGGCCGAGCTGGCGCGCGCCAATGGCGACGGCGAATTTGCTTCGGCATTAGCGACCGGCTGGATCCGCTGA
- the trxA gene encoding thioredoxin: protein MAAVAKVSDADFESEVLKADGPVVVDFWAEWCGPCRMIAPALDEIASAMGDKVKIVKLNVDESPKTASKYGVMSIPTLMVFKGGEMASRQVGAAPKAKLQQWISSSM, encoded by the coding sequence ATGGCCGCCGTAGCCAAGGTTTCCGACGCCGATTTCGAAAGCGAAGTGCTCAAGGCCGACGGTCCGGTCGTGGTCGACTTCTGGGCCGAGTGGTGCGGCCCCTGCCGCATGATCGCCCCTGCCCTGGACGAGATCGCGAGCGCGATGGGCGACAAGGTCAAGATCGTGAAGCTGAACGTCGACGAGAGCCCGAAGACCGCCTCGAAGTACGGCGTGATGTCGATCCCGACCCTGATGGTGTTCAAGGGCGGCGAGATGGCCTCCCGCCAGGTCGGCGCCGCGCCGAAGGCCAAGCTGCAGCAGTGGATCTCGTCGTCGATGTGA
- the trpB gene encoding tryptophan synthase subunit beta encodes MTTAIPNSYRSGPDDRGHFGIFGGRFVAETLMPLILDLEKAYAEAKADPAFHAEMTGYLKNYVGRPSPLYYAERLTEHLGGAKIYFKREELNHTGSHKVNNVLGQIMVARRMGKKRIIAETGAGQHGVATATLCARFGLDCVVYMGAVDVERQQPNVIRMEMLGAKVVPVQSGAKTLKDAMNEALRDWVTNVHNTFYCIGTVAGPHPYPMMVRDFQSVIGSETRTQMQEAEGRLPDSLIACIGGGSNAMGLFHPFLDDPSVEIYGVEAAGHGLTHLHAASIAGGRPGVLHGNRTYLLMNEDGQIDEAHSISAGLDYPGIGPEHSWLHDVGRVNYLSATDEEALAAFQLLSRLEGIIPALEPAHAIAKVMELAPKKPKDHLMVVNMSGRGDKDVPQVGDILRGRTRAQ; translated from the coding sequence ATGACCACAGCCATTCCCAATTCCTACCGCAGCGGTCCTGATGACCGTGGCCATTTCGGCATCTTCGGCGGCCGCTTCGTCGCGGAAACGCTGATGCCGCTGATCCTCGATCTGGAAAAGGCCTATGCCGAGGCCAAGGCCGATCCGGCGTTTCATGCCGAGATGACCGGCTATCTCAAGAACTACGTCGGCCGGCCCTCGCCGCTGTACTACGCGGAGCGGCTGACAGAGCATCTCGGCGGCGCCAAGATCTACTTCAAGCGCGAGGAGCTCAATCACACCGGCTCGCACAAGGTCAACAACGTGCTCGGCCAGATCATGGTCGCGCGCCGCATGGGCAAGAAGCGCATCATCGCCGAGACCGGCGCCGGTCAGCACGGTGTCGCGACCGCGACGCTGTGTGCGCGCTTCGGGCTGGATTGCGTGGTCTACATGGGCGCGGTCGACGTCGAGCGGCAGCAGCCGAACGTGATCCGCATGGAGATGCTCGGCGCCAAGGTCGTGCCGGTGCAGTCCGGCGCCAAGACGCTCAAGGATGCGATGAACGAGGCGCTGCGTGACTGGGTCACCAACGTCCACAACACGTTCTACTGCATCGGCACCGTGGCCGGCCCGCACCCCTATCCGATGATGGTGCGCGACTTCCAGTCGGTGATCGGCAGCGAAACGCGCACGCAGATGCAGGAGGCCGAGGGCCGGCTGCCGGACTCGCTGATCGCCTGCATCGGCGGCGGCTCCAATGCGATGGGCCTGTTCCATCCGTTCCTCGATGACCCCTCGGTCGAGATCTACGGCGTCGAAGCCGCCGGCCATGGTCTGACGCATCTTCACGCCGCCTCGATCGCCGGCGGCCGTCCGGGCGTGCTGCACGGCAACCGCACCTATCTCCTCATGAACGAGGACGGACAGATCGACGAGGCGCATTCGATTTCCGCCGGTCTCGATTATCCCGGCATCGGACCGGAGCACTCCTGGCTGCACGATGTCGGCCGCGTGAACTATTTGTCCGCGACCGACGAGGAAGCGCTCGCGGCTTTCCAACTGCTGTCGCGCCTCGAAGGCATCATCCCGGCGCTGGAGCCGGCGCATGCCATCGCCAAGGTGATGGAGCTCGCGCCGAAGAAGCCGAAAGACCACCTGATGGTGGTCAACATGTCCGGCCGCGGCGACAAGGACGTTCCGCAGGTCGGTGATATCCTGCGAGGAAGGACGAGAGCACAGTGA
- the addA gene encoding double-strand break repair helicase AddA encodes MVKAPRPIPQAVRDAQTRASNPAASAFVSANAGSGKTHVLVQRVIRLLLDGVPPEKILCITFTKAAAANMAERVFSTLGHWVTLDDDALDSAIKSTGILTSDKKLRASARKLFASALETPGGLKVQTIHALCTRLLQQFPFEANVPARFSVLDERDQTEMMERANLKVLLDAARAPDSAVGRALQVAMANAADSTFKEVVREACLSRDHFMAWTDGAGRVEVAAQHLGEVLGIGADETLEAIERDILDGPNLPRADWTEIAGRLDGGAKTDQKQADQLRAALAFSGSDQVDEYLRVFLTDDKEPRKSVLTKKFAENNPGLAGLFDAEARRLDRLIEKRRAAVVRDRTEALLQIATAAAANYRREKEERGLLDYDDLIDKTLVMLNRVSAGWVHYKLDRGVDHVLIDEAQDTSPRQWDIVAHIIEEFTSGAGARDGLTRTIFAVGDEKQSIFSFQGADPHEFDARRRQLQKRFTDAGLLFDPVSFTYSFRSGPTVLHAVDHVFREREVYSSIHSPDIGYPIHNALTDAGPSLVELWSLCERDDRKEIEGWRAPFDGVSVTSPEVKLSRRIQAEIKRLIRVGTMTGHDGARRRLSYGDMLILVRRRGNAFDAVIQALKHASIPVAGADRLKLTEHIAIIDLMNLADALLLPQDDLALATALKSPLFGLDDDDLFKLAWKRRGSLREALSAHAADDPRLQAVVRRLQQCERRAAEDTPFAFYAWLLGGGGGRRRILARLGHEANDALDEFLELALSYERKAPASLQGFVAWLRAADTEVKRDMEISRDEVRVMTVHGAKGLEASVVFLVDTTSSPADSQRLRLIHVPHGEREIVVWAGRKADDPQAVAAARVAMLKETEDEYRRLLYVAMTRAADRLVIGGCMPGNMNNVRGGSWYDLMARGLDAAGLQVEVIETEDGPVKRYARAEDIAETAKDEARQLVETAVELPSWLRTAAIEAPGEVAVLRPSDPSADERPVRSGESLAARSLAMQRGTLVHRLLQSLPDVPPERRQEAALRYLLRNAPDWVEDERNRLADGVLNVIGDPRFAAVFAPGSRAEVSIVGRLALAAQPAALVSGQIDRLVVTEAEVLIVDFKTNQQPPSGLSEVPEAYVRQLALYRAVLGQLYPGRTVRAALLWTEAPEFMELPASALDAMLPSQHD; translated from the coding sequence ATGGTGAAGGCGCCCCGCCCCATTCCGCAGGCCGTGCGCGACGCGCAGACGCGCGCGTCGAATCCGGCCGCGTCGGCTTTCGTGTCGGCCAATGCCGGCTCGGGCAAGACGCACGTGCTGGTGCAGCGCGTGATCCGGCTGCTGCTCGATGGCGTGCCGCCGGAGAAGATCCTCTGCATCACCTTCACCAAGGCCGCCGCCGCCAACATGGCCGAGCGGGTGTTCTCGACGCTCGGCCATTGGGTCACGCTCGACGACGACGCGCTCGACAGCGCGATCAAGTCCACCGGCATTCTCACCTCCGACAAGAAGCTCCGCGCGTCGGCGCGAAAACTGTTCGCCAGCGCGCTGGAGACGCCGGGCGGCTTGAAGGTGCAGACCATCCACGCGCTGTGCACGCGGCTGCTGCAACAGTTTCCGTTCGAGGCCAATGTGCCGGCGCGGTTCTCGGTGCTCGACGAGCGCGACCAGACCGAGATGATGGAGCGCGCCAATCTCAAGGTGCTGCTCGACGCGGCCCGCGCGCCGGACAGCGCGGTCGGCCGCGCGCTGCAGGTCGCGATGGCCAATGCCGCCGATTCCACCTTCAAGGAGGTCGTGCGCGAGGCCTGTCTCAGCCGTGATCACTTCATGGCCTGGACCGATGGCGCCGGCCGTGTCGAGGTCGCCGCGCAGCATCTCGGCGAGGTGCTCGGCATCGGCGCTGACGAGACGCTGGAGGCGATCGAGCGCGACATTCTCGACGGCCCCAATCTGCCGCGCGCCGATTGGACCGAGATCGCCGGCCGGCTGGACGGCGGAGCCAAGACCGACCAGAAGCAGGCCGACCAGTTGCGCGCGGCGCTGGCGTTCTCGGGCAGCGATCAGGTCGATGAATATCTTCGCGTCTTCCTCACCGACGACAAGGAACCGCGCAAATCGGTGCTGACCAAGAAGTTCGCCGAGAACAATCCCGGCCTCGCCGGCCTGTTCGACGCGGAAGCGCGCCGGCTCGACCGCCTGATCGAGAAGCGCCGCGCGGCCGTCGTGCGCGACCGCACCGAGGCGCTGCTCCAGATCGCGACCGCGGCGGCCGCGAATTATCGGCGGGAGAAGGAAGAGCGCGGGCTGCTCGACTATGACGACCTGATCGACAAGACGCTGGTCATGCTGAACCGCGTCTCCGCCGGCTGGGTGCACTACAAGCTCGACCGCGGCGTCGACCACGTGCTGATCGACGAGGCACAGGACACAAGCCCGCGGCAGTGGGACATCGTTGCCCACATCATCGAGGAGTTCACGTCGGGCGCCGGCGCGCGCGACGGGCTGACGCGCACGATTTTCGCGGTCGGCGACGAGAAACAGTCGATCTTCTCGTTCCAGGGCGCCGACCCGCATGAATTCGATGCGCGACGGCGCCAGTTGCAGAAGCGCTTCACCGACGCCGGCCTGCTGTTCGATCCGGTGTCGTTCACCTACTCGTTCCGCTCCGGGCCGACGGTGCTGCATGCCGTCGACCATGTCTTCCGCGAGCGCGAGGTCTATAGCAGCATCCATTCGCCTGATATCGGCTACCCCATCCACAACGCGCTGACCGACGCCGGGCCGAGCCTGGTCGAGCTGTGGTCATTGTGCGAGCGCGACGATCGCAAGGAGATCGAGGGCTGGCGCGCGCCGTTCGACGGCGTCTCAGTGACGAGCCCGGAGGTGAAGCTCTCTAGGCGCATCCAGGCGGAGATCAAGCGGCTGATCCGCGTGGGCACCATGACCGGCCATGACGGCGCGCGGCGGCGGCTGAGCTATGGCGACATGCTGATCCTGGTGCGCCGGCGCGGCAATGCGTTCGACGCCGTCATCCAGGCGCTGAAGCACGCCAGCATTCCCGTGGCCGGCGCCGACCGTTTAAAACTGACCGAGCACATCGCGATCATCGATTTGATGAACCTCGCCGACGCGCTGCTGCTGCCGCAGGATGACCTCGCACTGGCGACGGCGCTGAAGAGCCCGCTGTTCGGCCTCGACGATGACGATCTGTTCAAGCTGGCCTGGAAGCGTCGCGGCAGCTTGCGCGAGGCGCTGAGTGCGCATGCCGCTGATGACCCACGACTACAAGCGGTCGTTCGGCGGCTGCAGCAATGCGAGCGTCGCGCGGCCGAGGACACGCCGTTCGCGTTCTACGCCTGGCTGCTCGGCGGCGGTGGCGGCCGGCGGCGCATCCTGGCGCGGCTCGGCCACGAGGCCAACGACGCGCTCGATGAATTCCTGGAGCTGGCGCTGTCCTACGAGCGCAAGGCGCCGGCGTCGCTGCAGGGCTTCGTCGCCTGGCTGCGCGCTGCCGACACCGAGGTGAAGCGCGACATGGAGATCTCGCGCGACGAAGTGCGCGTGATGACCGTGCACGGCGCCAAGGGTCTCGAAGCGTCCGTGGTGTTCCTGGTCGATACGACCTCGTCGCCGGCGGATTCGCAGCGGCTGCGGCTGATCCACGTGCCGCATGGCGAGCGGGAGATCGTGGTCTGGGCCGGACGCAAGGCGGACGATCCGCAAGCGGTTGCGGCGGCGCGGGTGGCGATGCTCAAGGAGACCGAGGACGAATATCGCCGGCTGCTCTATGTCGCGATGACACGCGCTGCGGACCGTCTCGTCATCGGCGGCTGCATGCCGGGCAACATGAACAACGTCCGCGGCGGAAGCTGGTACGACTTGATGGCCCGCGGCCTCGATGCGGCGGGACTGCAGGTCGAGGTGATCGAGACCGAGGACGGGCCGGTCAAGCGCTACGCGCGGGCCGAGGACATTGCCGAGACCGCGAAGGACGAAGCGCGGCAGTTGGTGGAGACAGCGGTCGAACTGCCGTCCTGGCTGCGCACGGCGGCGATCGAGGCGCCCGGCGAGGTTGCCGTGCTCCGCCCCTCCGATCCTTCCGCAGACGAGCGGCCGGTGCGATCAGGCGAATCGCTCGCCGCGCGCAGTCTCGCGATGCAGCGCGGCACGCTGGTGCACCGCTTGCTGCAGTCGCTGCCCGATGTGCCGCCGGAGCGGCGGCAGGAAGCCGCGCTTCGCTATCTGCTGCGCAATGCCCCCGACTGGGTGGAGGACGAGCGAAACAGGCTCGCTGACGGCGTGCTCAATGTGATCGGCGACCCCCGCTTCGCGGCGGTGTTCGCGCCCGGCAGCCGGGCGGAGGTCTCCATCGTCGGCCGGCTCGCACTGGCCGCGCAGCCGGCGGCGCTGGTGTCCGGCCAGATCGACCGTCTGGTGGTCACCGAGGCCGAGGTGCTGATCGTCGACTTCAAGACCAACCAGCAGCCGCCCTCAGGGCTATCCGAAGTGCCCGAGGCCTATGTCCGCCAGCTCGCGCTGTACCGGGCCGTGCTCGGCCAGTTGTACCCCGGGCGGACCGTCCGGGCCGCGCTGCTCTGGACCGAAGCCCCTGAATTCATGGAGCTTCCAGCCTCCGCGCTGGACGCCATGCTGCCATCCCAGCACGACTGA
- a CDS encoding endonuclease domain-containing protein, with product MEDRFKKRSRALRASQTSAEDKLWQALRNRRLARWKFRRQHAIDRYVVDFVTLAGKLIVEVDGAPHSTASEVARDDARTAVLEACGFFVLRVTNVDIYENLDGVLEAIASTLRSD from the coding sequence ATGGAAGACAGATTTAAGAAGCGATCCCGCGCCCTTCGGGCGTCACAAACCAGCGCGGAAGACAAGCTCTGGCAGGCGCTGCGCAACCGCAGGCTGGCGCGATGGAAATTCCGGCGCCAGCACGCAATCGATCGGTATGTCGTCGATTTCGTCACACTGGCAGGCAAGCTCATTGTCGAAGTGGACGGAGCGCCCCATTCGACCGCGTCGGAGGTCGCAAGGGACGACGCAAGAACTGCGGTGCTCGAGGCCTGCGGCTTTTTCGTCCTTCGAGTCACGAACGTCGACATATACGAGAATCTCGACGGCGTGCTCGAGGCTATCGCGAGTACGCTTCGATCTGACTGA
- a CDS encoding folylpolyglutamate synthase/dihydrofolate synthase family protein, whose protein sequence is MNASAQPKPSLDELITRLSALHPSKISLGLERMHRLLAQLDHPERKLPPVIHVAGTNGKGSTVAYLRAMLEAAGLRVHVFTSPWLVRINESYRLGQVGGGVLVDDNELIAALLECERVNAGAPITFFEVKTVAAFVLFAKHPADVVLLEVGLGGRLDSTNVVEQVAASVLTPISMDHMEFLGDTRALIAAEKAAIIKRGCPVISAAQEPDAMAVIEREAKRQRAPLFAAGESWHVSVERNRLVYQDDRGLLDLPAPRLFGRHQFDNAGLAIATLRALDQFKLATKAFEDGIVNAEWPARMQRLSNGAFTAIAPQGAEIWLDGGHNAEGGRVVAAAIGDLEERVSRQLVVIVGMMGNKDAAAFLGNFAGLTRHIIVVPIPNESKAMAPPDLAAAARTLGMRVEIADGVASALAGIARLAYEVPPRILITGSLYLAGHVLDLNGTPPT, encoded by the coding sequence GTGAACGCTTCTGCCCAGCCCAAGCCTTCGCTCGACGAGCTGATCACGCGCCTCTCGGCGCTGCATCCGAGCAAGATCTCGCTCGGGCTGGAGCGCATGCACCGGCTGCTCGCGCAGCTCGATCATCCCGAACGCAAACTGCCGCCCGTGATCCATGTCGCCGGCACCAATGGCAAGGGCTCCACGGTCGCTTATCTCAGGGCGATGCTCGAAGCGGCGGGCCTGCGCGTCCACGTCTTCACCTCGCCCTGGCTGGTCCGCATCAACGAGAGCTACCGGCTGGGTCAGGTCGGTGGCGGCGTCCTCGTCGATGACAACGAACTGATCGCGGCGCTGCTCGAATGCGAGCGGGTCAATGCCGGCGCGCCGATCACCTTCTTCGAAGTCAAGACCGTCGCGGCGTTCGTGCTGTTCGCGAAGCATCCCGCTGATGTCGTGCTGCTCGAAGTCGGTCTCGGCGGCCGGCTCGATTCCACCAATGTCGTCGAGCAGGTCGCGGCCTCCGTGCTGACGCCGATCAGCATGGACCACATGGAATTCCTCGGCGATACCCGCGCGCTGATCGCGGCCGAGAAGGCCGCCATCATCAAGCGCGGCTGTCCGGTGATCTCCGCGGCGCAGGAGCCGGACGCGATGGCGGTGATCGAGCGCGAGGCCAAGCGCCAGCGCGCGCCTTTGTTCGCGGCCGGGGAGAGCTGGCACGTCAGTGTCGAGCGCAATCGGCTCGTCTATCAGGACGATCGCGGTCTTCTCGATCTCCCGGCGCCCAGACTGTTCGGCCGGCATCAGTTCGACAATGCAGGGCTCGCGATCGCGACCTTGCGCGCGCTCGATCAGTTCAAGCTGGCAACCAAGGCGTTCGAGGACGGCATCGTCAACGCCGAATGGCCGGCGCGCATGCAGCGGTTGTCGAACGGCGCGTTCACTGCGATTGCGCCACAGGGCGCGGAGATCTGGCTCGATGGTGGGCACAATGCCGAAGGCGGCCGCGTCGTCGCCGCCGCGATCGGTGATCTTGAGGAGCGTGTCTCGCGTCAGCTCGTGGTCATCGTCGGCATGATGGGCAACAAGGATGCCGCAGCGTTCCTCGGCAACTTCGCCGGGCTGACGCGGCACATCATCGTCGTGCCGATCCCGAATGAGAGCAAGGCGATGGCGCCCCCCGATCTCGCCGCGGCCGCGCGCACGCTCGGCATGCGCGTCGAGATCGCCGACGGTGTTGCTTCCGCGCTCGCCGGCATCGCGCGGCTTGCCTATGAGGTGCCGCCGCGTATTCTGATCACGGGGTCGCTCTATCTCGCAGGCCACGTGCTCGACCTCAACGGCACGCCGCCGACCTGA
- the accD gene encoding acetyl-CoA carboxylase, carboxyltransferase subunit beta gives MNWLTNVVRPKIRNILRRETPENLWIKCPDSGQLVFYKDVEANQFVIPGSNYHMRMGASARLKSMFDNETWFDVALPEVTPDPLKFRDERRYADRIKDARARTGMNDAVKVGFGKLEGMGVVIAVQDFDFMGGSLGMAAGEAIVRGLELAVEKKSPFIVFAASGGARMQEGILSLMQMPRTTVAVQMLREAKLPYIVVQTNPTTGGVTASYAMLGDVHIAEPGALIGFAGARVIEQTIREKLPEGFQRAEYLLDHGMVDMVVHRHDLRPTLARLCRLLTKAPAVEHAKPAPQLPPPAKPAETAEAPAVATSA, from the coding sequence ATGAACTGGCTTACCAACGTGGTCCGGCCGAAGATCCGCAACATCCTGCGCCGCGAGACGCCGGAGAACCTCTGGATCAAGTGCCCGGATTCCGGACAGCTCGTGTTCTACAAGGACGTCGAGGCCAACCAGTTCGTCATCCCCGGCTCCAACTACCACATGCGCATGGGCGCATCGGCGCGGCTGAAGTCGATGTTCGACAACGAGACGTGGTTCGACGTCGCGCTGCCCGAGGTCACGCCGGACCCGCTCAAGTTCCGTGACGAGCGCCGCTACGCCGACCGCATCAAGGATGCGCGGGCGCGCACCGGCATGAACGATGCGGTCAAGGTCGGCTTCGGCAAGCTCGAAGGCATGGGCGTTGTCATCGCCGTGCAGGATTTCGACTTCATGGGCGGCTCGCTCGGCATGGCCGCCGGCGAGGCGATCGTGCGCGGACTGGAGCTCGCGGTCGAGAAGAAGTCGCCGTTCATCGTGTTCGCGGCCTCCGGCGGCGCGCGCATGCAGGAGGGCATCCTGTCGCTGATGCAGATGCCGCGCACGACCGTCGCCGTTCAGATGCTGCGCGAGGCCAAGCTGCCCTACATCGTCGTCCAGACCAATCCGACCACCGGCGGCGTCACCGCGTCCTATGCGATGCTGGGCGACGTCCACATCGCCGAGCCCGGCGCGCTGATCGGTTTCGCGGGCGCTCGCGTCATCGAGCAGACCATCCGCGAGAAGCTGCCCGAGGGTTTCCAGCGCGCCGAGTACCTGCTCGATCACGGCATGGTCGACATGGTGGTGCATCGGCATGACCTGCGCCCGACCCTGGCGCGGCTGTGCCGCCTGCTGACCAAGGCGCCGGCCGTCGAGCATGCCAAGCCCGCGCCGCAGCTGCCGCCGCCGGCCAAGCCCGCCGAGACGGCGGAAGCGCCGGCGGTCGCAACGAGCGCGTGA